In the Sorghum bicolor cultivar BTx623 chromosome 4, Sorghum_bicolor_NCBIv3, whole genome shotgun sequence genome, AATTTGCAGTTTCTCTatgaatattttttttcattgaCGCTTAAAATTATTTTGTGCAGCCCTCTAGCCGGTTTGATGAACTACCAGATGAATTTGATCCGACTGGAAGATTTCCAGGATCATTTGATGATGGTGATCCTCAAACCACGAACTTATATGTCGGCAATCTATCTCCTAAGGTTGCTTTCTCTGCTGCACTGTTCTGTCAAACTTGTATGCATTATCTTGTTAGCTTCACATGCTATGGTGTTAGGTCGATGAGAATTTTCTTTTGAGGACCTTTGGTCGGTTTGGACCTATTGCTAGTGTCAAGATTATGTGGCCTAGAACAGAAGAGGAACGCAGAAGGCAAAGAAATTGTGGTTTTGTTGCCTTCATGAATAGAACAGACGGACAGGCAGCAAAGGATGAAATGCAAGGTTAGTGTCCACATCCATGTAGTGTTAACCCATCTGGATAATCTTTGTTCATTGTTTATGGGAACTTGAAATGCTGTTTTTGGCTGGTATTCTTACCTTCAGGTTATTTGATGATTTATTTCAGGTGTTGTTGTGTATGACTATGAACTGAAGATTGGATGGGGTAAATCTGTTGCTCTTCCATCACAAGCTTTGCCTGCTCCTCCTCCAGGACACATGGCAATCAGAAATAAGGAGGTTGCTTCCTTTTTCCTTTCGCGCTGTATTAAATTCTGACTTCATCTGAACTTTTTCTCATGATATATTTGCAAGTTTTAAAAGAATGTGGTGTTTCTGGTATTGCGAGTTGTTTTTGACGATCTTTTTCTTCATTTTATACAGGGTGGTACAGTCGTACTTTCTGGTCCTGGTGGCCCTGCTGTTGCATCTGTTACACCACAAACCTCAGAGCTGGTAGGGGAACTTGTACATGATCCATTATTAATTCATCTGTTTGTTCTAGGATGCCATTCTTTATCCTGCAGTGTTACTTTATTTACTTGTTATTTCTAGTGATCATGTtctctttctttcttcttttggtttatgtaaGTGCACTAGTACAGTGATCTTGCTATCTAGGTTATTCTTTTAGTGTCACCGTAAAAGAATTAACAAATTCTGCTGTCTTGCTTTGAGTTAGATTGTGAAGGATGAATATTTCATACTTCATAATATTAATGATTATTCGAAAATACTTTATATCTCTTGAATCGTGTAGACTATAGACTGAAGGTAAATTCATTACTTGTCGAGAAATATTAATGTTTCCAAAGGTCCTCATTTTCAACACCAGTTAATGCCCTTTTTGTAAGGTCTCAACTTACGCGCTGTtctagggcctgtttggatcaCTGAGTCACCTTCTAGGCCATCGAAACGGGTGGACTAGAAGTACTGATTTTTAGTCCAGCCCAACTAGTTAGTCCCTCGGTAGTACATGTATCCAAACAGCAAAGGACTAAATTTTTAGTTTCCTAAAATTTCACCTAAACTTTAATTGGACTAACAACTAGTCCAAGTGATCCAAACAGGTCCCTAATAAATTATATGTGCACATATAATTTCTGGTTTCTGGCTACGTGTTTGTTGCTTCTCATGGGATTGAATAAGTTTTTTCTGGAACATGATATCTGGTGATACTGCATTATATTAAATGAGTCATCTGTTGGTAGATTTATTTCACATTATGGATTCATTGACTTGATAGGTCCTTACACCAAATGTTCCTGATATTGTGGTTGCTCCACCTGATGATGGACGTCTTCGGCATGTGATTGACACAATGGCTCTGCACGTACTTGATGGTGGATGTGCTTTTGAACAAGCTGTAATGGAGAGAGGGCGAGGAAATCCTATATTTGATTTCTTGTTTGATCTTAAATCTAAAGAGCACACATATTACGTTTGGAGGCTATACTCATTTGCTCAGGTACTTGTTGCTGTCTATAgctcaaaattttaaaaatacatCTCAGTGTTCTTATGGCATAATATCTCAGTGTTCATATTTGCTATTCTTACTTAGAAGTTAGGCTATCAAAAGTATTATGCTTCACTTGTGCTACCAAAGATAACAATCAAACAAAGCTATGATGTCCACTGTGTCTGTTGCACAAGAACTTGTTAAGTTGTTGAATAAGTGTTATTACTACTTAGTTTATGTATGTTTTTCTTGCTCAACAGAACTTTATATCTATGACCATATTATGGCTGGAACATATCTTTTTGAGAATCAAATCACAATTATTACATCCATAAAATTTCAAGTAACTACGAAAAATGGTTGTGCTGATAGAGTGCTAACAGCTTGTGATATATGTAACATAGGGTGATACTTTACAACGATGGAGAACAGAACCATACATCATGATCACAGGAAGTGGAAGGTAATAGTTTTGAACAGTAATTCAATAGGATGAATATGCATGGTATCTGCTTATTGGCTTTCTTGACAAAAATGTAATATGCAATTCAGATGGGTTCCACCTCCCTTGTCATCCAACAGAAGCCCTGAACGTGAAAAGGAATCTACATTTGCTGCTGGTAGAAGCAGGGTAAGTAACTGTTAGCTGTAATCAGAGCATTAAGTTGTTGTTCTGTTGCTGTCAAATAAATAAATGGCTGTTCTGTTACAATACTAAATTTGTGCTCCCCTCTTCAGCGTGTTGAAGTGGAGCGGACATTGACTGAGTCACAACGTGATGAATTTGAGGACATGCTGCGAGCTTTGACATTAGAGAGGAGCCAAATAAAAGATGCCATGGGATTTGCCTTGGATAATGCTGATGCAGCTGGGGAGGTAATGTGTACTTTCTAATATTATGTAATCAGctctattttcttttctttttcttcactCTGTTGCATTTCTTAATGGTACTGTGACTTATTTATCTATATATACACCCAGTCACCCACATTGAGACCAGTTAATAGCTTAATGGTTATGTGTCGACAACAAAATGTGCGTATGTAGTTACTGGATTCACGTGGCCACGGACTCACAGTTGACTGACTGTTTGAAGGACAACCCTTGTGTTGACTGATAAGATCtgttttatttttataagaAGTCTAAAGTATGCATACAATGATTGCTGAAattgtatcaatttgcaacatGTAAAGTGTatattgattgatgaaatgctaCCTTTGTTCCTTCACCAATCTATTTTGTTCCTTGGGGGTCACTTAGATGATATTTAATAAACTGTTGGGATCtggttttcttttaaaattttGTTGTCTTTATAGTTTAGCTTATTTGTTATGGATTAGTCATTATATCCTTGTTGAGGCACCTGGTTTTTTAGACTTTTCTCTTCCACATGATGTCTCTTCTGTAGTTCTCATTTCATGATTGTTCATTTTCTTGCATTCCAGATTGTTGAGGTTCTTACAGAATCCTTGACACTCAAGGAGACGTCTATTCCAACAAAGGTTGCTCGGCTTATGCTAGTGTCTGACATCCTTCATAACAGTAGTGCTCCTGTGAAGAATGCATCTGCATTCCGAACGAAATTCGAAGCTTCTTTGCCAGATGTTATGGAGAGCTTCAATGACTTGTACCGCAGTATCACTGGAAGGATAACTGCTGAAGCTCTGAAGGTAACTTATGTTGCGCCATTTGTTGAATACTCGAGCTTATTTTTATCCTTCATGTTCTTACATGTCTGCATGGATTTATTACTGTTCTGCAGGAGAGGGTTATGAAAGTTCTACAAGTTTGGGCAGACTGGTTCCTGTTTTCTGATGCATTTCTGAATGGGCTGAGGGCTACTTTTCTGAGATCAGGCAACTCTGGTGTCGTTCCGTTTCACTCGTTATGCGGTGATGCACCTGAAATTGAAAAGAAAGGTAGCTCTGAGGATGGAAATGATGGATTTAAGCTTAATGAAGATGGTGCCTTGGCTACTGGAAAGGCAGCAGCAACAAAGGAGCTATTAGGGCTCCCACTAGCTGAACTTGAGCGTCGTTGTAGACATAATGGCCTCTCTCTGTGTGGTGGTAAAGAAATGATGGTCGCCAGGCTGCTTAACTTGGAAGAGGCTGAGAAAGAACGAGTATATGAGAAGGATGTTGACATGAAATATGTGCAGGGTGAACAGCATACGATTGGAAGTGGTGTGAATACTTCAAAATTTGGTGAAAGTCCTAATGTTGATGAATTAGATGTCTCTCGGAACAATATGAGAGCTGGTAAAGGACGTTCTGGAGAATCTGCTTTTGCCGAACTTGAATCATTTCCAAGCAAGAAGCCGAAATATGATCCTGTTTTGCCAGCTTCTAAATGGAGTCGAGAGGATGACATCAGTGACGATGAAGATAGAAAAGGTGGTCGAGGCTTGGGATTAAGCTATTCATCTGGAAGCGATATTGCTGATGATCTTGGAAAGGTCGATACAACAGAAGCTAGTACCGACCACACAAGTCATCATCACGATACGATTGTTGATGAAGAGCACAGGTACTTGTCCGTGTTCAATACTTTTACCATTTCCATGCTAGTTTTTATAAGTGTCTGTCATGCACATACGTAGGTGTCGTTGGGCACCGCTCTGGCCCCACGTGCACACGCACTGTAGGCACTATACAGCACTGTAGCGCGAAGCAAAACAGCTCTGGCTCTGTCCAAACATAACTGCAAAAGTTGAGCTAGTGTGTTGGGGCTCCAGTGGCTCCACTACAGTACCGCTATAGTACCAGAGCTGGAACCAGAGCTGCATGGAGCCCCTCCTCCAAACACATGCACTTATTTTGTTCAACTAACTCCAATGCCTTCTTCTCTGCAGGCAGAAGTTGAGGCAGATTGAAATTTCTGTCATGCAATACCGTGAATCTCTTGAGGAGCAGGGTCTGCGTAACTTGGATGAGATTGAGAGGAAGGTTGCCAGCCATCGAAGGCGGCTTCAGTCAGAATACGGTTTATCCACTTCAGCTGATGGTGCTAACAGGCGATCTTCTGGTATGTAAAGGGCAGTAAGGATACCTGCTTATTTGATAGTACCATTTCTTTTGGATTTGAACTTCCATCATCATTGAGATTTTCACAACTTCATATATTAGTTTATGCACTAAGAATGAGCCATGCACCCTCAATTGCATTTACTCTTTGCTCTCCCTTTGTTTTTGGAAGCTAGTTATACACACTTTAAACAATATTCTATTTTGCAGAAAGAACATCATCAGAGCGGAAAGAGAGGCGTGACGATGCACATGATTATCCTAGGAAACGGCGTCGGAGCCAGAGTAGAAGCCGCAGCCCTCCAAGGAAGTCACAGGAGAGGGATCGAGAGCACAATCGAAGTAGAGACCGATCGCATGGCAACGATGCCGGGAGGGATAGGGTGCGCGAGAAAAGTGCAAGCCGAGGGCGAGACGACCACTACGACAGAAGCCGAGACAGAGAGAAGGACAGGAGAAAGGGGAGGTGACCGACCTGAAACCATCTTCACCACTCACCATTTGCCTGGACTGAAGGGCCCAGGAGCAATGCGATATTTGAGCTGGGCT is a window encoding:
- the LOC8079403 gene encoding protein RRC1, whose product is MSSKKVPYHKHREAEEARKKREEDEAARVYAEFVESFKGDSSSGAKFVRGGVIDPNAKLKIDSEGGKSKDGGSVPKKGSRYVPSFLPPSFAKEPEKKKEEERPKEKEKGKPRVIDKFLEELKFEQEQRKKRNQDRDHRHEGRHSDSSMPSSRFDELPDEFDPTGRFPGSFDDGDPQTTNLYVGNLSPKVDENFLLRTFGRFGPIASVKIMWPRTEEERRRQRNCGFVAFMNRTDGQAAKDEMQGVVVYDYELKIGWGKSVALPSQALPAPPPGHMAIRNKEGGTVVLSGPGGPAVASVTPQTSELVLTPNVPDIVVAPPDDGRLRHVIDTMALHVLDGGCAFEQAVMERGRGNPIFDFLFDLKSKEHTYYVWRLYSFAQGDTLQRWRTEPYIMITGSGRWVPPPLSSNRSPEREKESTFAAGRSRRVEVERTLTESQRDEFEDMLRALTLERSQIKDAMGFALDNADAAGEIVEVLTESLTLKETSIPTKVARLMLVSDILHNSSAPVKNASAFRTKFEASLPDVMESFNDLYRSITGRITAEALKERVMKVLQVWADWFLFSDAFLNGLRATFLRSGNSGVVPFHSLCGDAPEIEKKGSSEDGNDGFKLNEDGALATGKAAATKELLGLPLAELERRCRHNGLSLCGGKEMMVARLLNLEEAEKERVYEKDVDMKYVQGEQHTIGSGVNTSKFGESPNVDELDVSRNNMRAGKGRSGESAFAELESFPSKKPKYDPVLPASKWSREDDISDDEDRKGGRGLGLSYSSGSDIADDLGKVDTTEASTDHTSHHHDTIVDEEHRQKLRQIEISVMQYRESLEEQGLRNLDEIERKVASHRRRLQSEYGLSTSADGANRRSSERTSSERKERRDDAHDYPRKRRRSQSRSRSPPRKSQERDREHNRSRDRSHGNDAGRDRVREKSASRGRDDHYDRSRDREKDRRKGR